The following is a genomic window from Chiloscyllium punctatum isolate Juve2018m chromosome 32, sChiPun1.3, whole genome shotgun sequence.
GTCACAATAGCCACAGCATGTACCAAGAGAATTAATGTTCAAGGTACTGAGTGGACTGCCAATATTCCGTATGTTGTTGGATGACTTGTACGTTATGAGTCCTATCCTGGAAAGTAAAGTATTCCCTCTCCTGATTTGCATCTTGAAGATGGTGAAAAGGAGGTGTCTTACTCACTGCtgaattcctaacctctgacctgctttatTCTAGCTGCAATATTTACATGGCTGGAATGCAGTTTCTAGTCTATGGTAATATCCAGGATCTTGGTGAGGTGATTGGtttattattatcacatgtacagagatagtgaaaagtattgtattgCATGCTTTCCAGTCAAATCATATCTTGCATGCATCATGGTAGCTGAACAGGAtgtagaatatagtgttacagctacagagaaggtatAGTGAAAGATCAATTCTAATATAAGAGATTGGTTCATAAGTCAGATAACAGCAGAGAGATGCTGTTCTTgaacatgttttcaaacttttgtatcttctcgATAGAGGGTGGAAGGACTGGGATGGGCGAGGACTTTGTTTATATCAGCTGTTTTACTGAgtcagtgggaagtgtagactgaGTCAGTCGATAGAAGGTTGGTTTTTTGGGGTAGACTGAGCTGTGTTTACGACTTGCTGTAACGTTTTTGTAGTCTTGGGCAGAACAGTGTCAAatgatgctttctgtggtgcatctataaaaattagtaagagtcattgtggacatgctgaattttctTTGCTTTCTGAGGAAGTACAGACATTAGTGTGCTTTTATATATGTAGCCTCGacgtggatggaccaggacagattggtgATAGTTAATCCTGGGAACTTGAAGCTCTTGCCCATCTCCACCTCTGTCCGCCATTGTCTGCAGGCAGCTGAGTGGAGGATACGTGTTTGTCTGTATCAATTACCTACTGCTTTGTTTTGCCGACATTGAGGGGGAGATGGTTGTCTTTATAGCATGCCGTTAAATTGTCTATCTCTTTGCTGTATCCTGTCTCATCATTCTTTATCACTACAGTGGTGTCACAGCCAATTTGTAAATGGAATAAGAGCAGAATTTGGCCCCCAGTTTAGTGTATGTGGAGTATAACAAGGGGCTGCATGGACATTGGTGTTAAGGATTATTGTGGAGGTGGTGTAATTGCCTGTACTTGCTGACTGCAGTCAGTGGGTCAGGAAGTTGAGAATTCAGTTGAGACGGAAGCAGAGTCCTAGATCAGAGTTTGGAGAGAAGTTttgttggaattatggtgttgaaggcggAGCTAAAGTAAATAGGagttgttgtccagatgttccagggataagTGTCGAGCCAGGGAGATAGTGTCTGCCCTGTGCCCATTGCGATGGTAGGTGAATTGTTGTGGATGAAGGCAATCCTGGAGGCTGGAATCGACATGTGCCATTACTAACCTCTTGAAGTGAATGTCAGAGTCACTGGGTGGTGGTCATTAAGGTATGTTGCCTGCAGTTTCTGAGACACTGGGATGGGAGTGGTCATCTTGAACCAGGTGGGAGCCTCCAATTTGAGTAAGGAGTGGTAAAAGATGTCTGCAGGTACTCAACAGTTGGTCCCCGCAGGTTCTCAGTGCATGACTGGAGCCTCCAGCCAGGCCGGTCACTTTGTGTGTTCACCCTGAAGAAGGCCAAATGGACATCTGCAGCGATGCCAGTGGGTACAGGTGCACCTGAGGCTGTCAAGCCAGGTGATCATTTCACTGACTATCTGCTGAAAACGGGTATAACCTGCATTGAGCTCACTTGGGAGGGTTGCATTATTGCCAGCGGTTCTTCTACTCTTTTGTAGCCCATTATGTCGTGTAAGCCTTGCTGTAGTTGCTGTGTATATATGTGGTTAGTCTGGGGACAGTCTAGTCTGGTACTGTCTCTTGGCATCCCTGATGGCTTTGCAAAGATTGTACCTAGATTTCCTGCATAGGTCATGGTTACTCAACTTGAACGCCTGGGGAGTGGATTTCCCAGCTTATCTGTGGTTTTCACATGGGGAACACTCAGGTTAACTTTGGCACAGTCCTTTACATACATGTGCCGATGAAGCCTGTGGCATACTCGTTTAGCTTGGCCACCGAGTTCTTAAATATGGACGAGCCCACCCACTCCAAGCAGTCAAGTAGGAGCTTGTCTGTGACCTCAGACCAGCATTGTATGACTATTCTGTACCCAATCGTCACTCTTCAATTTCTGCTTGAGTCAAGGGGAGCACAGCCTTATGGTCTGATTTACCAAAATGCGGCTGGGGAAGGGAGCAGCAGGCATCTTTGATTCTCCAGAGACTcactgttacctagtatggtgacgaaacgtctgaaaactaaccttccagctcagcgactAAATCTGCAACCCCTGAGGCATCTTTTGGTTGTTCGAGCCTCTGACGGGACAGGATAAGTGTTATCTTTTTGGTAACACTCTTGATGGTTCTGGTTGAAGTCACTGGCTACAATGCACAAGGCCCCAGCATATTCTATTTCAAGACTGTGTCCATCACACGAAGAGCACTCTTCACTTCCCTATGGGGTAGAATCTATCAGACTATAGAGATGGCACTTCACCATTTGGTATTCTAGGTCTGGGGAGCAGTAACTTGCCTGAGCATCATGAGGTGGTGATTAGGAGGCAGACCCCTTTGCCTTGCCTGAGGACATCGTGCAGTCAGTCTCTCAGATTGAGAAGCCCTCATATTGTACGGCACAGTCAGGTGAAGCAGAGGTGAGCCaagtctctgtaaaatggaatgcaCAGCAGTCTCTCAATTCCCTTCGTTGGGTGAGTCCAGCCTCAAGTTCAGGTCGTGGCAATGGCAAGATTCTCTTGATGGAGATGGCTATTTGCTGCTTGTGTACCGTAAATATTGCTTGCCAATTATCAAACCtgagcctgaatgttgtccataCTTTTGTTGCAGATGGGCATGACTGTGACTGTATCTAAGGAGTTGAGTGGTGCCGAACAGTACTCATCCATGTGCATTTTCACCTCTCTGCCTTCTGATGGAGCGAAGGTccttgaagcagctgaagacggtTTGTCCAAGGGCACCAGGACAACCTCTGAATCAGGTTGCTTGGGTTCAAGTTCCCACCTGCCCAAAGGTGTACAATAATATCTCTGGCTCCTGGTCAAAGAAATAGCTAAAAAACTTGTATCTTGAATTCCTTCTCTCATGCCctgggactgagatgattgaccttgtGAGTATAACCATCTTCCGTTATACTAGGTATCATTCCAACCAATGGAGAGttctccctgattcccattgacttgtTTTAGGGATCTTTGGAAAACGTTGTCACGACCAGTCCTGAAGTGAGGTTTCTTTATTAAGGTTCTGATGCGGTACCCAAAATCTGTAACCTCCTAGATAAAGAGGGGTGAACAAGTTGCCTTTCTTTATTCACCCAATcatctatagagtcatagagatgtacagcatggaaacagacccttcaatccaacccatccgtgctgaccagatatcccaacccaatctagtcctacctgtcagcacccagcccatatccctccacaccctacctattcatatacctgtccaaatgcaaTGAACGCAGTGTGACatactgctcctttaacaaggttaggttgtgCCTTTTTTTTTGTGTAGAGGTGTTGTAAATGCATAGATTTCGATGTCTGGTTTGTAtaggttttagggccagtttgattattgATAAACgtttttcctgaggcagtatctgttaagttttaaaaaaaaaatgcttgtacaatgaaaggagagtggccagttctcccagctcagctttactctggtttgGTTTTGGCAAGTAGTCAGATTATTTGAGGCTACAGGTCAACGAAAtagctccatgctgatcctccctctTTGACATCCCTCTTGTAAGAGCCTGGGTCTGTGATCTTTACCTTTCTCGCTAAGGGGGTGTTTATGTGGATGTTGCAAGCATTtggaacagtatcattaagttACGAGAGTCAGTTTGGTTTTCAAATAGGTATGTTATTTGAAATTaatttttcttttgttcatgtttaaataaattctgttttgtttaaaactgagtggttgggccagctgtatcactcctggaatatccactctacacctgctgaaaacaatgagcaaagttaggatctgggctaccttcttgaaatgttttgaggagtcTGGCCTGGTCCGTAACACATCTTAATGCAGAAAGTAACCCATTCTACTGTAgatatttctctccctgtccaaaTTAATTTGCTTTAAAAGGAACCAGTTTAACCAGGCTTTTTTAATGCTGAATTTATTTGCTAAAGAAGAAATTAGCTCAGTCTTGAAGACATTGAAGAAGAGCAGGTAATGGAACACTGGCTGTGACAGTGGATGGGACTGGTAGCTACTGATGGTAGTAGTTCAGATGCCAATACCTGAGATTACGAAACAGTGCATCATGGAGGCCATTGAAGTAACCTGGctagttttgttttatttatccCTTCAATGAGTTTGCTTGTTTTGTATTTTGTTTGAATTTGGGGCTGAGCTCAACTGTTTTGGATTTAAAGCTTAATTGGTTTACCTTGTTTCATTTTTCCTAAATTAGTGTATTTAATAAACACTCAAGTCATTTGTTTGAGGTACAAACTGATGTCTGGcattaattttttttatataaaatccTGGATTGGTGTTCAAATGTCTGGTCAGGAGCCATTGGAGGAGTAGTTGGGAATCTTCAGTGGTTTACTTTTACTGTGTTGTGAATGCACAGGGAGAAAGACTAATTTGGCGCAGCTGTTTGTCTGTCTCCTGGTTTCTGTTGCCAATGCTTGGCTGGCTGGCACTCTGAGTGcgcctttttttcctttttacttGTGGTGCAAGGGTGTGTATTGGCTGTGGTCTTCACACTGGGGGTGTCTGGTTGAAGTTTGCTTGTCTTTTGTATTAGCCTGGGAGGGTGAAACACAAACACGCCTGCTGGAAATGGCCTTCTGCTGAGGTGGTCTTTAGATTGTTAGCCTTTCCTCAGTTCTTTTTTTATTTTCCATGGTTGCTTTCTTTTGCTGCCTGAAATTTCCTGGTCTCTGTCCAGGTGTGATGTTGCAGGATTCCTTTCCAGCTACTGAATTTGCACCTTGGCTGTATCGGTCTACCCTTGCAGAAAACGCATGTTGACACGAAGTCTGGTATGTCCAGAGATAGTGAATAATGATTCATGCTGAAGACAGCTGCCCTGATGTAGAGGGTGGTCACTCACTGTCATTTCCTCCAGAGTTCATTTCCAAAACGAATGTGCAATCAGGTTAGGAGCAGAGTGACCTTAACAGAACTCCACCCGTTCGTTGATGGGTAGGTTATACTTGTCTATGTTCAGGCTCCTTCTTTCACCCTTTATTGACTTGCGATTTGAccatttaatttttatttttttaaaaaatgagcgTGGGTAGTGTGAAAAACTGAGTTCCTTTTCGAATATAAAATGTGGTTTAAAAAGTACATGTTTAAACTCTTAACATTGTAAATGGCTAACCATTTAAACATGGACAGGTCACTTACTAAAATAATATACTGGCACATTCTTTCAGCTCTGCTCATCAAGGGTGAAAAAGAGCAATTGGTCAATCTACAATAACAGTCGCAAAATCTTGGATAATATCCTCCAGTGTTAATCTTACCTTTACAAAAAGAAATGATCTTTCTGTAGTTTTTTTATAATCTGTTTTAAATAAGGCCAGTGCTTTATCAGTTTACTGTTCACTAATTTGGATCCATAATGCCCAGCAGAATACCTTGAACATATTTGAATGGGTCATATCTGACTTCGCTCAATGCTTGAAGATTACGAATGAGGGGCAGTGTATGTTGCCATGGAGGCAATTAAAACTGGATAGTTCTCTCCTCTATCACGATTGAACGCGAGTGACTGATTTAATTCTATGCACTGAATTTATATGGGCATTCTTCACTGTGTTTACCTGCCTTTGTCGGGAGAGATTTGCCTGAGTTTCAGTTCggtgtgatttttgtttttggtCACCTTTTTGTAAATTGCTTGGCGTAGTGCTGTTTTAAACAGGCCTGTAAGCCAAAAGAATAGAATTTACACCACAGTGTGTTGCTGTGTCCTTCCTGCAATCCATTGGCTGATCTAAGGAGCTTACAACACAGTTTTTTGGCAGGCTATCAATGGATAGTCCCACTTTTACTGAATTCACTTCCCCACCCATGTCACAGTTTTTTGTTTCTTGGTTTGATGTTAGTAATTTTGGATTGGAGAATGGATATGGTGGAAGAGGAAGCTGAATTGCTAAACCATGTTTCTTTGAGGGTTCAATGTTATTTATGGTGTTTGGATCCAATGGCGTATGCCTGTTTATTTTAAgctttttgttcttttttttagcGTCAGACATGTCATTTGCTGAGAAACAGTTGGAATAACTTGAGGAATTATCGTGTTACATCGTGTAAGGCAAGTCATTGTGAATTTATTCATCCCATCTTTAGAGAGAACAGAGCAAACTGGCATGTAAAATTTAACAATGAAAGGAGAGTTACTTATCAATAATGGACAGGATTGGGGAAGAACACTCTGTTCTGGCTTGTAATCCTAAACTTTTAGTTCTGGAGGCTGGTCCCGATGGAGTGGAATGCAGGTTTCTGGCATTTGGCTCTTGTATCACTGTGGCCGCAGACTATAACGGTGAACTTTGACCAGCTAATTTACAGGCAGACGGGCTGAATTCCAAGGCACAGAGGTTTCTCACAGTCACTGACTAAAATGCAGTAGCATTATAgcatcaaactgcattcttggTTAGGTGGGAGGAGAAATGAAAGTTGCTCCATTTCTGAAACCAGTCAGGCAACTTCAAATATGGTTCGTTTGAGGCAGTTTTGGAGCTGCTTTACGTTCCATGTCTAAGGCTTCAGTGTAATATGTTTCAAAACAAAATGTTATTGAGGCAGGCAATTTATAATTTGAGATGGTGTATAAGTTGACTATTGTTTAATATGCATATCTTGAATGACTTGGTTGATGCTTTTTAAACAAAATTTTGCACGTGAAATGGATTTATACATCCGATTTAAGGCATTACCAGAAATCCCTCGGTTGGTCTTAATTCTGAAATTAGTCAAATACAagtactgcactgtattctgATTTATTCGAACCAAGTGTACCCTTCAGAAGGCTGTAGGTATAAGATAGCACTACCACTGTCTGATCTGCATGCACAGCTTAGGTATTTTCATatactgattttaattcaatttaaCATGCAATATCAGGGACACTCAATTTATATATCACTTTGACTTTGATTACATGGCATGTTTAGAGAGCTGTTTCATCTGTATACATGTTAAATGAATGGACTgcatgatttagattagattccctacagtatggaaacaggcccttcagcccaagaagtccacactgacccattcccctgccctgcatttacccctgactaatgcacctaaccctatgggcaatttaggactGCCAGTTCACCTGACATGATCATATTATGGAACAGCAGAGCAGACTAGAGGGACTGAATGTCTCCTAATGACTACTACTCCTAATTTACAGGTTCAAATGTATGTTAAACTTGGATGAATTTGTGTTAGAACAATTATCAGTATTGCATTTAGTTACATTTATTTGAAAGTTGTGTTCATGGTCAAttaattgttaatttttaaagtttgtataattttgtaaataaatgaaAAATTAATTTATTCAACAATTACCTGAAATTGGAAGCTACTTGGATAACTAAATATTTATCCTTTTGCGTATTTTTATCATGTACCTTTTTATAAATCCACTTTTCATAGAGTGGGATGCAAGATGGATGGAGCTCATTTTGAATTGCCTTCTCAAATGACCCTACAAGTCACTTATTTACATGGAATCCCTAGAAAGGATTAAAACCAAATTGACCACTTGATAGCGCACACAGTTCAAACAAGCATATAATGTCGTCCTCATTTACAGTTGGAGACTGCCAAAGTTAGGAGAGCTGTCTCAAGTTGTTTTGAACAGTAACTGTCATTGTCACACTTGGGTAACCACACCTCAAAACCAGTTTCCCAGACTTTCCAACACTGTATCTCTGCGAAGCAAGACCAGTCTGTCTGAGGAAAAACAGGGTGATATAAAGTACCTCGTATCACCGTGTTTAGATTTGTCCTGTTTTGATTTGATAAGCCCTgttttgatttgcttttccaaaatgcagcacctcgcatttatctaaattaaactacatctgcgacttgtcagcccattggcccatttgatcaagatcccttctttgctgtccactgcacttccaattttggtgtcatctgcaaaattactaactataTACCTTCTATGtttacatacaaatcatttatgcaaatgacaaacagtagtggactctcaccgattcttgtggcacaccactgatcacaggcctccagtctgaaaaacaaccctccaccaccaccctctgtcttctacctttgatccattctttatccaaatggctacttctcactgtattccatgagatctaaccttgcaaaccagcctcccatgaggaactttgttgaacaccttactgaagtccatttcaATCATgactaccgctctgccctcatcaaagcTCTTTTTATTTGttcaaaaaactcatttaagtttgagagacatgatttctcatgcccAGCTTTGATTTGCAGTCGTTACCTTGGTTACTCTTGTGTGAAATAGGTTGCTTTCTAGGTTAGATTGTTTGTCCATTACCTTTTTATTCAACTGTATTTCAGGAGCAGTGTAGGGAATAACAGGTATAGTTTCAAACTCTTAACTTCCTGTCCCATTCTCTTTTTGTTTTGTAGAATTCCTATGTTGTTGTGGCCAGGACCTTCAACAGCTGCTGACTGGTTATGATTCGCCTTTAAGTGATGAAATTTCTTGCTTGGAACTGCAACAATGAAAATGTACGATTGCAAGAGGGGATTCTTGCCACCGTATCCAATATCGAAGCCAATTCGCAATGATATCACCTATGCTGCAAATAAGACATGTGCGCATCCAGCATCCACACCCCCTCAGCCAAATAGCCACACGAAACCTGTTGAGAATGCCCTCCAAACGCTCAACCAGATGATTGGGACCGTTCAACCGATGGCGCAGACACAGGAGTATAAATCTCAACAGATGCTTTCAGTTGTTAAAGCTAACTCGCAAGCACAAAACACTTCTTCAGTCCACCAAGTTGTTTCACAGGCAGCACCTCAACCTCTTCCAAGGAAATGGCCGATCCCAGTCCTTCCCAAAGGcagtacagtaaccaacacaagAGTACAGCAGCTTGCTGTCAACGGACTTGTATGGGTGACTACCACAAGCGCTGGCCAAACTGTTCAGACTCCGAAGGCCCACAAAATCTATTCAGCGAGGGTATTACCAGCCTTCAATCCAGTTTCAGCTAATCAGAATCTAGCCCACTCTTCGAATTTGCTGATTTCGTTATCATCTGCAAATGGGAGTGTACCTCAAATTTCAATGGACCAAACACAAGTCAATGTTTCTGAACCTCAAGGCAATGGTAGCTCAATTCTTGGTTTAATGGCAAATAATGTAGTGAAGTGTGACGGGCAGATACAAGGTAAGGTGACTTGTGGCAAGGTAGGTACAGATATGAACAAAGGTCCTGAAGGAATTCTAACCCAGAATACCCCCCCTCAACTTGGCCAGAGAAGCTGGCCAGCTCTTACAAATGGAGCACAAGAAAGAGCTGGCTCTTCCAATAATACTCTGCCAGTTTCTGAACAGACAGGGCAATCTGCTTGTTTGAGTTCACAGCCAACTACACAGCACACTACTAGTAATTCTTGGTTTGCATCAGCAAATTCAAATGGCCAAAAAAGAATGGTGCTTGCCCGGGTTACCCCAATGTCTCACGACTGGAAGGATTTGCAACAAAACCCGCATTCTCTTCAGTCTGCTGACAACTCCAACATCAAGGACATGCCTATGGAAGGCACTCAGTTGCATGATaaattaagtgatcagaatggaGAATTGGAAGATACCTGTTCAACTTTGGAAAAATCTATTGAAATGCAAAACCAATCATCCCTGACAGAAATGACGGAACAGAAGAGAGTTCCTCCTGCACCAGctgttcctcccctctctctcaaaccagATGTATGCAGTCAAGAAGATGTGCATAATATTCACTTCTATTTTACACCTTCAACTATGAATGAAGTCAGTATTATAACTTCTCAGGTGTCTTCCAGTTTCAATGCCCAGCAGAATTTAATGTCTTCGGGAAGTCTCATTTCAGCTGCTAATGTAAGCTCACACAGCAGCATCCCTGTGACCTCCCAGTTGACTGCATTGGCTGGGCATTGTAACTTTGGAGTATCATCGGTGGGCAGTTCAAATTCAACCTTGCAGCAGACAGTGACTGCATCTCCAGTTGAAATGGGGACTTTGTGTAATAGTGAACAGCAGAGTACTCTCCCTTTTCCTGGTCCTCCACATTCTGTAAATGTGCTGTGCTCGGCAGTCAATATAGCATCTACAAGTGAAGGCAAACAAACAATTCAGCTTGTTTCTTCAGGTTCTACTCCTTCATCTGAAGCATTTCACACTAGCAACTCGTTGCACTCTGTTTGCCTCGTACCCAGGGAAAGCTCTGGGAAGCAGGCAACCTCGGGCCTTGTACTTGTAGTCCCACCGTCTGTGCTTGTACAGAATTGCCAGAATGTGGAGGCCTCTTCTATCTGTCGGCCCTCCACAGTATTAACTGGAGGAGAACACATGCCAGTGAGACTTACTGAATGCCAAGGTGGAGCATCCAGTTTAGTTGCGGGTGCACCTACTCCAGAGTCTGAGAAATCTAACACTGCTCAGCCAGCAGCTGCCAGTCCATTAAACCTGACTGGACAACAACATGAAGAAATTATCAGCTCGCTGACAGCCGGCGGAATTGGGGAACCAGCAAATGGCGCGCATACATCAGCGGACCCCAGTCAGAAGACTCCATCTGAAGTATTGCCGATTTCCACTGAGGTCAGTGGGAAGAAGAGGAACCTAACTTTGGATGCAGGGGTATCGTCGAAAGACTGTGGTTTCCAACACTGCCTGATGCTGTGTGATGGTCAGGA
Proteins encoded in this region:
- the LOC140458181 gene encoding uncharacterized protein isoform X2, which gives rise to MKMYDCKRGFLPPYPISKPIRNDITYAANKTCAHPASTPPQPNSHTKPVENALQTLNQMIGTVQPMAQTQEYKSQQMLSVVKANSQAQNTSSVHQVVSQAAPQPLPRKWPIPVLPKGSTVTNTRVQQLAVNGLVWVTTTSAGQTVQTPKAHKIYSARVLPAFNPVSANQNLAHSSNLLISLSSANGSVPQISMDQTQVNVSEPQGNGSSILGLMANNVVKCDGQIQGKVTCGKVGTDMNKGPEGILTQNTPPQLGQRSWPALTNGAQERAGSSNNTLPVSEQTGQSACLSSQPTTQHTTSNSWFASANSNGQKRMVLARVTPMSHDWKDLQQNPHSLQSADNSNIKDMPMEGTQLHDKLSDQNGELEDTCSTLEKSIEMQNQSSLTEMTEQKRVPPAPAVPPLSLKPDVCSQEDVHNIHFYFTPSTMNEVSIITSQVSSSFNAQQNLMSSGSLISAANVSSHSSIPVTSQLTALAGHCNFGVSSVGSSNSTLQQTVTASPVEMGTLCNSEQQSTLPFPGPPHSVNVLCSAVNIASTSEGKQTIQLVSSGSTPSSEAFHTSNSLHSVCLVPRESSGKQATSGLVLVVPPSVLVQNCQNVEASSICRPSTVLTGGEHMPVRLTECQGGASSLVAGAPTPESEKSNTAQPAAASPLNLTGQQHEEIISSLTAGGIGEPANGAHTSADPSQKTPSEVLPISTEVSGKKRNLTLDAGVSSKDCGFQHCLMLCDGQENVTDSPPHKRFMASALEGLSKGENVCKDVPLPDEKEATNSSELMTCSDSSERPELVVDDQTVAKCNTVQSEICITGVFSLGDNTGMWKTVEQSSPCPVVDLTGSSQEEINDESTIKETGESSLKDQEAHEDCDTVKENPQVPSSPLSNLESERCPSVKESPQMGQAQSALEVSQEKLPSQQTLQTHTSQVNILIDLTADKDDFTEPQQSHSVLPSDYKEQDEKMVSDQNVTSVEINNPPPPLKFSDCEPQGLDDLLHSIDTEIETLMNFWNPYPSKFAHANAAKSASKHCDQQKSENCENTLPSVAIETASVSEEVQMPDERVKARLVDDLDCNSSYNIKVLGHTEILNLLAEIAKPKLNEKLPPGSVWSETFDRSDVRLSEEMPGKPSQNASSDGWKAGSCKVGAMKLPGRPWGDQSPTLQPVTNKNSCAKKTKRERKEYCCINAWLAASGVLGIYCNCKLSQGNKTENQLDLRHAMHENQNSNEPSDPNCIGKYMAVEATLHSVPVATHRGHALEVSESWNTGPRSCSDAAPDSNQDEVLRDVQQEVCVVQAMQQQAGANNTRIENNEVEGFCKPGIAHLSSLRMSEEPVGLPCKAASHEKPDRKESKDISRDLVEVQPDKNTWTALELDDQTTNGNRDPPSDTLRKKTGDQTVKCNVNRHLGAKLGFKDAKLLSNYNCHVMVRDKTYSSSGECAVLVNLVPVSGKFCKTKAKRRSKSQ